One genomic region from Gadus morhua chromosome 9, gadMor3.0, whole genome shotgun sequence encodes:
- the slc28a1 gene encoding sodium/nucleoside cotransporter 1 isoform X1: MAKANRQRGGEGELKDGVVNQGFEIDLQDVNMAYQEEPASSEKTSGKRFGLQKIRTGNPLNATENYINAHSKTFKHIGLGILGAGFVAFFIAACVMNFERSIGLVVLTCLAVASKAYDLLKKYKGDSFQRCLAPTVSLFQKNLRWIKWVFIASAVVLLIVWLALDTSQRPEQLISFAGICVFVLLSYIFSANRPAVSWRPVLWGLGMQFCIGLFVIRSEPGLIAFKWLGDQVQIFLNYTKAGSSFVFGELISDIFAFQALPIVVFFSSVVSVLYYLGLMQWLIVKISWVMQLTLGTTATETLSVAGNIFIGQTEAPLLIRPYLKDMTESEIHAVMTGGFATIAGSVMGAFISFGIDASSLISASVMAAPCALAISKLSYPETKKVQKSDEDIVLLSGEDRNVLEAASNGASASIGLVANIVVNLISFLAILEFINAILRWLGGMVGYPYVSFQLICSYLFMPFAFMMGIPYEESFTVAELLGTKLFLNEFLAYEKLSEMKTNRVEGLDEVIDGVRQWISVRSEIISTYALCGFANISSMGMVMGGLASICPAKKQVIAALVVRALFAGTCASFINACVAGVLFVPPLDCLSIFRTSVFNGTEGNIQTCCSDLYASTVNNGNITFIGSWTAVTNATQYFTQCCGIYEAQICK, encoded by the exons ATGG CTAAAGCAAACAGACAAAGGGGGGGCGAGGGCGAACTGAAGGATGGAGTGGTCAATCAAGGATTTGAGATAGATTTGCAAGATGTAAATATGGCCTACCAGGAGGAACCAGCCAGTTCGGAAAAGACGTCTGGAAAAAGATTTGGATTGCAGAAAAT CAGGACTGGCAATCCTCTAAATGCCACAGAGAATTACATCAATGCACACTCAAAAACTTTTAAACACATTGGGCTTGGCATACTTGGAGCAG GTTTCGTGGCGTTCTTCATCGCTGCCTGTGTGATGAACTTTGAGCGATCCATTGGTCTTGTAGTCTTGACATGTTTGGCAGTTGCATCCAAAGCATATGATTTGTTGAAAAAATACAAGGGAGACAGCTTTCAGCGATGTTTGGCGCCCACCGTCAGTCTTTTCCAGAAGAACTTGAGATGGATCAAATG GGTTTTCATCGCGTCCGCCGTGGTCTTGCTGATTGTCTGGCTCGCTCTGGACACAAGTCAACGACCCGAGCAACTGATTTCCTTTGCAGGCATCTGCGTGTTTGTCCTGCTTTCATACATCTTCTCAGCAAATCGCCCAGCT GTGTCATGGAGACCTGTGCTCTGGGGACTGGGCATGCAATTCTGTATTGGCCTGTTTGTGATCAGATCAGAACCAGGGCTGATTGCTTTCAAATGGCTTGGGGATCAAGTGCAG ATATTCCTCAACTACACAAAAGCGGGATCATCATTCGTGTTCGGAGAGCTGATATCGGATATTTTTGCATTTCAA GCGTTGCCCATTGTGGTGTTCTTCAGCAGTGTGGTGTCAGTCCTGTACTACCTTGGGCTGATGCAGTGGCTCATCGTTAAG ATCTCATGGGTTATGCAGCTAACATTGGGAACCACAGCCACAGAGACATTAAGCGTGGCTGGCAACATATTCATTGGACAG ACAGAGGCACCACTGTTGATCCGTCCTTACTTAAAGGACATGACCGAATCAGAGATCCACGCTGTCATGACTGGAGGATTTGCCACCATTGCAGGCAGTGTAATGGGGGCGTTCATCTCCTTTGGT ATTGACGCGTCCTCTCTGATATCCGCCTCAGTGATGGCTGCACCGTGTGCTCTAGCCATCTCAAAGCTCTCGTACCCCGAGACAAAGAAAGTCCAAAAGTCAGACGAGGACATTGTGCTGTTGTCCGG GGAGGACCGTAATGTTCTGGAAGCTGCGAGCAATGGAGCGTCTGCAAGCATAGGTCTAGTCGCTAACATTGTGGTGAATCTTATATCCTTCCTTGCTATCCTGGAGTTCATTAATGCCATTTTAAGATGGCTGGGCGGCATGGTTGGATATCCTTATGTCTCCTTCCAG CTCATCTGCTCCTACTTGTTCATGCCCTTCGCCTTCATGATGGGGATACCTTACGAAGAGTCTTTCACGGTCGCAGAGCTGCTCGGCACCAAGCTCTTTCTGAACGAGTTCCTGGCCTATGAGAAATTGTCCGAAATGAAAACTAATCGGGTCGAAGGACTTGATGAAGTGATTGATGGAGTAAGACAGTGGATCTCT GTCCGATCGGAAATTATCAGCACGTACGCCCTCTGTGGATTTGCCAATATTAGCTCAATGGGCATGGTGATGGGAGGCCTGG CATCCATATGCCCAGCCAAAAAACAAGTTATAGCAGCTTTGGTAGTCAGAGCACTATTCGCTGGGACCTGTGCATCATTTATCAATGCTTGCGTTGCAG GGGTCCTCTTTGTTCCTCCTCTGGACTGCCTGAGCATCTTCAGAACATCTGTGTTCAATGGGACGGAGGGGAACATTCAAACATGCTGCAGTGACCTCTACGCAAG CACTGTAAACAATGGAAATATCACATTCATTGGGTCTTGGACTGCAGTTACCAACGCCACTCAGTATTTTACTCAGTGTTGTGGAATTTATGAGGCGCAAATATGTAAATAG
- the slc28a1 gene encoding sodium/nucleoside cotransporter 1 isoform X2, protein MAKANRQRGGEGELKDGVVNQGFEIDLQDVNMAYQEEPASSEKTSGKRFGLQKMTGNPLNATENYINAHSKTFKHIGLGILGAGFVAFFIAACVMNFERSIGLVVLTCLAVASKAYDLLKKYKGDSFQRCLAPTVSLFQKNLRWIKWVFIASAVVLLIVWLALDTSQRPEQLISFAGICVFVLLSYIFSANRPAVSWRPVLWGLGMQFCIGLFVIRSEPGLIAFKWLGDQVQIFLNYTKAGSSFVFGELISDIFAFQALPIVVFFSSVVSVLYYLGLMQWLIVKISWVMQLTLGTTATETLSVAGNIFIGQTEAPLLIRPYLKDMTESEIHAVMTGGFATIAGSVMGAFISFGIDASSLISASVMAAPCALAISKLSYPETKKVQKSDEDIVLLSGEDRNVLEAASNGASASIGLVANIVVNLISFLAILEFINAILRWLGGMVGYPYVSFQLICSYLFMPFAFMMGIPYEESFTVAELLGTKLFLNEFLAYEKLSEMKTNRVEGLDEVIDGVRQWISVRSEIISTYALCGFANISSMGMVMGGLASICPAKKQVIAALVVRALFAGTCASFINACVAGVLFVPPLDCLSIFRTSVFNGTEGNIQTCCSDLYASTVNNGNITFIGSWTAVTNATQYFTQCCGIYEAQICK, encoded by the exons ATGG CTAAAGCAAACAGACAAAGGGGGGGCGAGGGCGAACTGAAGGATGGAGTGGTCAATCAAGGATTTGAGATAGATTTGCAAGATGTAAATATGGCCTACCAGGAGGAACCAGCCAGTTCGGAAAAGACGTCTGGAAAAAGATTTGGATTGCAGAAAAT GACTGGCAATCCTCTAAATGCCACAGAGAATTACATCAATGCACACTCAAAAACTTTTAAACACATTGGGCTTGGCATACTTGGAGCAG GTTTCGTGGCGTTCTTCATCGCTGCCTGTGTGATGAACTTTGAGCGATCCATTGGTCTTGTAGTCTTGACATGTTTGGCAGTTGCATCCAAAGCATATGATTTGTTGAAAAAATACAAGGGAGACAGCTTTCAGCGATGTTTGGCGCCCACCGTCAGTCTTTTCCAGAAGAACTTGAGATGGATCAAATG GGTTTTCATCGCGTCCGCCGTGGTCTTGCTGATTGTCTGGCTCGCTCTGGACACAAGTCAACGACCCGAGCAACTGATTTCCTTTGCAGGCATCTGCGTGTTTGTCCTGCTTTCATACATCTTCTCAGCAAATCGCCCAGCT GTGTCATGGAGACCTGTGCTCTGGGGACTGGGCATGCAATTCTGTATTGGCCTGTTTGTGATCAGATCAGAACCAGGGCTGATTGCTTTCAAATGGCTTGGGGATCAAGTGCAG ATATTCCTCAACTACACAAAAGCGGGATCATCATTCGTGTTCGGAGAGCTGATATCGGATATTTTTGCATTTCAA GCGTTGCCCATTGTGGTGTTCTTCAGCAGTGTGGTGTCAGTCCTGTACTACCTTGGGCTGATGCAGTGGCTCATCGTTAAG ATCTCATGGGTTATGCAGCTAACATTGGGAACCACAGCCACAGAGACATTAAGCGTGGCTGGCAACATATTCATTGGACAG ACAGAGGCACCACTGTTGATCCGTCCTTACTTAAAGGACATGACCGAATCAGAGATCCACGCTGTCATGACTGGAGGATTTGCCACCATTGCAGGCAGTGTAATGGGGGCGTTCATCTCCTTTGGT ATTGACGCGTCCTCTCTGATATCCGCCTCAGTGATGGCTGCACCGTGTGCTCTAGCCATCTCAAAGCTCTCGTACCCCGAGACAAAGAAAGTCCAAAAGTCAGACGAGGACATTGTGCTGTTGTCCGG GGAGGACCGTAATGTTCTGGAAGCTGCGAGCAATGGAGCGTCTGCAAGCATAGGTCTAGTCGCTAACATTGTGGTGAATCTTATATCCTTCCTTGCTATCCTGGAGTTCATTAATGCCATTTTAAGATGGCTGGGCGGCATGGTTGGATATCCTTATGTCTCCTTCCAG CTCATCTGCTCCTACTTGTTCATGCCCTTCGCCTTCATGATGGGGATACCTTACGAAGAGTCTTTCACGGTCGCAGAGCTGCTCGGCACCAAGCTCTTTCTGAACGAGTTCCTGGCCTATGAGAAATTGTCCGAAATGAAAACTAATCGGGTCGAAGGACTTGATGAAGTGATTGATGGAGTAAGACAGTGGATCTCT GTCCGATCGGAAATTATCAGCACGTACGCCCTCTGTGGATTTGCCAATATTAGCTCAATGGGCATGGTGATGGGAGGCCTGG CATCCATATGCCCAGCCAAAAAACAAGTTATAGCAGCTTTGGTAGTCAGAGCACTATTCGCTGGGACCTGTGCATCATTTATCAATGCTTGCGTTGCAG GGGTCCTCTTTGTTCCTCCTCTGGACTGCCTGAGCATCTTCAGAACATCTGTGTTCAATGGGACGGAGGGGAACATTCAAACATGCTGCAGTGACCTCTACGCAAG CACTGTAAACAATGGAAATATCACATTCATTGGGTCTTGGACTGCAGTTACCAACGCCACTCAGTATTTTACTCAGTGTTGTGGAATTTATGAGGCGCAAATATGTAAATAG
- the znf592 gene encoding zinc finger protein 592, which produces MGDMKTPDFDDLLAAFDIPDATGLDAKEHGQESHEDPGGQLKHTGVCLDDHLLVHQAVTPADVPAVSVIVKNTSRQECLDGFAQKLHSVPNLQNGFRVPGSSTDSSESSNGGFSKSYASPLNGDASREFLGRMPVQHRSEAKLPFSESFTQFSPISSPESEDTPSANDSINPKQERPYFPEASVLVEPLSDNQRRPSLSMFDTFPKDCGVPNNKHNKAELGIAEHFKGMDSPELYFTDQMNSHNSAQTPENGEIKFESNSSTISNSDIPSPCPFVKSQASKLSSCLEALAALNTQTVPSEQPCTKDPSFMHNDCVKASPRFPPSPCSPRSPLDAVKRSARPSDSPMSVCSESSDRVPSAVGSGSPLAIPKVRIKTIKTISGQIKRTVTSVRPDSETDELHSACESSPSRSQVSEDSYGLSSPLQTLPVAAENAVRMHAPVPALNTSTTSNAPSSTRAPNKTEGRSKRSATVNTSAASKGSAAHQNQKLRRIAPGQTGRPAGPTFLPKAMHLANLNLVPHSVAASVAARSAGQLPAQPALTSSSSSSSSPPATLCSTAPLVHQVKAPSPQPHQRASIPSSAAGTLSRLLNNGNPVPTYVPDLNPPPGSDLGLPPRGYCCLECGDAFGLERSLAFHQGRRSVHIEVSCTHCAKTMVFFNRCALLAHAREHKSAGTVMQCTQLHVKPIAEEHMFVPLGGVAAPVAPAAGSAGSAPPASTAAGQPVMPLYPDSFIRHRLRCVECNKQLSDYKALAGHYQRLSEDVDRLVCEVCSMLLPNKCSFRAHQRIHTHKAPYCCPECGAASRSADIQKHVRENCLHFARKAWYKCLHCEMVFKTVQGQKNHIEEKHCVVLYKCSSCPVAFKSSDGCEIHMKNKHNVSETSAQLIFKCSCETMFKKKQLLFQHFYQNADTRATCVFKCPECTSVLPLKHLLMQHFKSAHGGTLREEPKKQSPAARPSVPKVQRLKVPSLAKHRVAPSRGAPSREAPSREAPSREAPSREAPSREVEHRVKPRGQPTGWTCGECLQGFPDRDAYVLHMKDHHGRSLKRFPCRQCERSFNSSTSLRRHIRNDHNGKRKSYTCWYCTDTKTIFATCVMLKNHISLMHGIKNPDLNLMPKTAVQEGIKPSGEGSLSKRPAAGAQEASQEEPTDDPDVSSAKRPKAQYRCSKCGFTTEDAARFQQHIPQHKTEEHSPQCLHCGLCFTSPPALHRHLFIVHKVKDPRAKTEDSEAGEKEPGGPPPPLGSPPGPAAGPVKDSGAGPPDTEPSRAQEPPGSHCDEDGDLGRGASSSSHSLALHRS; this is translated from the exons ATGGGTGACATGAAAACCCCGGATTTTGATGATCTTCTGGCTGCCTTTGACATTCCAGATGCTACAGGGTTAGATGCCAAAGAGCATGGGCAGGAGAGCCACGAGGATCCAGGGGGGCAGCTGAAACACACAGGGGTATGTCTGGATGATCACCTATTGGTTcaccaagctgtcactccggcAGATGTTCCCGCCGTAAGTGTAATTGTGAAAAACACTAGTCGGCAGGAGTGTTTGGATGGTTTTGCCCAGAAGCTGCACTCAGTACCCAACTTGCAGAATGGATTCAGGGTACCTGGATCCTCCACTGATTCCAGTGAGTCAAGCAATGGTGGCTTTTCCAAATCCTATGCATCTCCACTGAACGGGGATGCCAGTAGGGAATTTCTGGGAAGGATGCCTGTTCAGCATAGATCTGAAGCAAAGTTACCCTTTTCCGAGTCTTTTACTCAATTCAGTCCTATCTCGAGTCCTGAGTCTGAGGACACGCCGAGCGCGAATGACAGTATTAATCCAAAACAAGAGAGACCCTATTTCCCTGAAGCCTCAGTTTTGGTTGAACCTTTGTCAGACAATCAAAGAAGGCCATCTCTCAGTATGTTTGACACTTTCCCTAAGGATTGTGGCGTTCCCAATAACAAGCACAATAAAGCAGAGCTCGGCATAGCAGAACATTTCAAAGGAATGGACTCACCTGAATTGTATTTTACAGACCAAATGAACTCACACAATAGCGCACAAACACCTGAAAATGGTGAAATTAAATTTGAAAGCAACTCCAGTACCATCTCAAACTCTGACATTCCCTCTCCTTGTCCGTTCGTCAAGTCCCAAGCATCTAAATTATCCTCTTGCCTTGAAGCACTGGCAGCTCTGAATACGCAAACAGTTCCCAGTGAGCAACCCTGTACTAAAGACCCCTCCTTCATGCACAATGACTGTGTGAAGGCCAGCCCCCggtttcccccttccccctgtaGTCCCAGGAGTCCCCTGGACGCGGTCAAGCGGTCGGCGAGGCCCTCCGACAGTCCCATGAGCGTGTGCAGTGAAAGCAGCGACAGGGTCCCCTCGGCGGTGGGCTCCGGCTCGCCGCTGGCCATACCCAAGGTCCGGATAAAAACCATCAAGACCATCTCCGGACAGATCAAGCGCACGGTCACCAGCGTGCGGCCCGACTCGGAAACGGACGAGCTTCATTCGGCCTGCGAGTCGTCCCCGTCGCGCAGCCAGGTCAGCGAGGACTCCTACGGCCTGTCATCCCCGCTCCAAACTCTCCCCGTGGCGGCTGAGAACGCCGTCAGAATGCATGCTCCTGTCCCTGCTTTAAATACCAGTACTACGAGCAATGCTCCTTCATCGACCCGCGCCCCCAACAAAACAGAGGGCCGCTCTAAGAGGTCAGCGACCGTCAACACAAGCGCTGCTTCCAAGGGGTCGGCCGCACATCAAAACCAGAAGCTGAGGAGAATAGCTCCGGGTCAGACGGGCCGCCCCGCTGGTCCCACCTTCCTACCCAAAGCGATGCACCTGGCCAACCTCAACCTGGTGCCGCACAGCGTGGCCGCCTCGGTCGCCGCGCGCTCCGCCGGCCAGCTCCCCGCCCAGCCcgctctcacctcctcctcctcctcctcctcttccccccccgccACGCTGTGCAGCACGGCCCCCCTGGTGCACCAGGTCAAAGCCCCCAGCCCTCAGCCCCACCAGCGGGCGTCCATCCCCAGCAGTGCGGCGGGCACCCTGAGCAGACTGCTGAACAACGGCAACCCCGTGCCCACGTACGTGCCCGACCTGAACCCCCCGCCGGGCAGCGACCTGGGCCTGCCGCCGCGGGGGTACTGCTGCCTAGAGTGCGGCGACGCCTTCGGCCTGGAGAGGagcctggccttccaccagggCCGGCGCAGCGTGCACATCGAGGTGTCGTGCACACACTGCGCCAAGACCATGGTGTTCTTCAACCGCTGCGCGTTGCTGGCGCACGCGCGGGAGCACAAGAGCGCCGGCACGGTGATGCAGTGCACGCAGCTGCACGTGAAGCCCATCGCCGAGGAACACATGTTCGTGCCGCTGGGCGGCGTGGCGGCGCCAGTGGCGCCGGCGGCAGGGAGCGCTGGGTCGGCGCCGCCGGCGTCCACGGCCGCCGGCCAGCCGGTCATGCCCCTGTACCCGGACAGCTTCATCAGGCACAGGCTGCGCTGCGTTGAGTGCAACAAGCAGTTGTCTGACTACAAAGCGCTCGCGGGCCACTACCAGAGACTCTCTGAAGATGTGGACCGTCTG GTATGCGAGGTGTGCTCAATGTTGTTACCTAATAAGTGCAGCTTCAGGGCTCACCAACGCATCCACACGCACAAGGCCCCCTACTGCTGCCCCGAGTGCGGGGCCGCCAGCCGCTCGGCAGACATACAGAAGCACGTGAGGGAAAACTGCCTTCACTTTGCACGCAAGGCATGGTACAA GTGTCTTCACTGTGAAATGGTTTTCAAGACGGTTCAAGGCCAGAAGAATCACATCGAGGAGAAACATTGTGTGGTCTTGTATAAGTGCTCCAGCTGTCCAGTGGCCTTTAAGTCATCGGACGGCTGCGAAATTCacatgaaaaacaaacacaacgttAGCGAAACTTCCGCCCA GTTAATCTTTAAGTGTTCATGTGAGACCATGTTCAAGAAAAAGCAATTACTGTTCCAGCACTTCTATCAGAACGCAGACACACGGGCCACGTGTGTCTTCAAGTGCCCCGAGTGCACTTCTGTTTTACCCCTGAAGCATTTGCTTATGCAGCACTTTAAG AGCGCGCACGGTGGGACGTTGAGGGAAGAGCCCAAAAAACAAAGCCCGGCAGCCCGGCCTTCAGTGCCTAAAGTCCAGCGGCTCAAGGTCCCCAGCCTGGCTAAACACAGGGTAGCCCCCAGTAGGGGGGCCCCCAGCAGAGAGGCTCCCAGCAGAGAGGCCCCCAGTAGGGAGGCCCCCAGTAGGGAGGCCcccagtagggaggtggagcaTCGGGTCAAGCCCCGGGGCCAGCCTACGGGCTGGACGTGCGGGGAGTGTCTCCAGGGGTTCCCTGACCGAGACGCCTATGTGTTACACATGAAGGACCACCATGGAAGG TCATTAAAAAGGTTTCCATGCCGACAGTGTGAGAGGTCGTTTAACTCCTCAACCAGCCTAAGGAGACATATTCGTAACGATCATAACGGAAAGAGGAAAAGTTACACTTGTTG GTATTGCACAGATACAAAGACTATATTTGCCACCTGTGTGATGTTAAAGAACCACATCAGTCTTATGCATGGCATTAAAAACCCCGACCTGAATCTAATGCCTAAGACAGCTGTACAAGAAGGCATCAAGCCCTCGGGAGAG GGTTCCCTCTCTAAAAGGCCCGCTGCGGGCGCCCAGGAGGCGAGCCAGGAGGAACCAACAGATGACCCAGACGTCTCCTCAGCCAAGCGGCCCAAGGCCCAGTACCGCTGCTCCAAGTGCGGCTTCACCACGGAGGACGCCGCCCGTTTCCAGCAGCACATCCCCCAGCACAAGACGGAGGAGCACAGCCCGCAGTGCCTGCACTGCGGCCTCTGCTTCACGTCCCCGCCCGCGCTCCACCGCCACCTGTTCATCGTGCACAAGGTCAAAGACCCCCGGGCCAAGACGGAGGACTCGGAGGCCGGGGAGAAGGAGCCGGggggcccgccgccgccgctcggATCGCCGCCGGGCCCCGCCGCCGGCCCCGTGAAGGACTCGGGAGCAGGGCCCCCCGACACGGAGCCGTCACGAGCCCAGGAGCCACCGGGGTCCCACTGTGACGAGGACGGTGATTTAGGGCGGGGCGCCTCCAGCTCCTCACACAGTCTGGCGCTCCACAGAAGTTAA
- the kti12 gene encoding protein KTI12 homolog isoform X1 → MPLIVMCGFPSSGKTRRANEIKDYFEKNTERKVHIVGDGTMRIEKNTVYAESPREKNVRGSLKAEVERKINKEDIVILDSLNYIKGYRYELFCLIKHTQTPHCVVSMTTVYCLTSVEVSSAWNSSREPKEQYTQEILDALVLRFEAPDSRNRWDSPLFTIQQEDTLPFDGISDAVFKRKAPPQNQSTLSQPLSSTNFLYELDKVTQEVLMAILNAQKTSIPGDLITVPGTTDKIEYTRSFNMAELRKLRRQFISYTKLHPTENIGHVSNMFVQYLNRSLN, encoded by the exons ATGCCCCTAATAGTGATGTGTGGGTTCCCCAGCAGTGGTAAAACTCGCAGGGCTAATGAAATAAAGGATTATTTTGAGAAGAACACAGAAAGAAAGGTCCACATTGTAGGGGATGGGACCATGCGCATTGAAAAGAATACTGTTTATGCAG AGTCACCAAGAGAGAAAAATGTGAGAGGTTCTCTGAAAGCTGAAGTTGAGAG GAAGATCAACAAGGAAGATATTGTCATTTTGGATTCGTTGAATTACATCAAAG GGTATAGATATGAACTCTTCTGcctcatcaaacacacacagacaccccactGTGTAGTAAGTATGACCACG GTTTACTGTCTGACCTCAGTTGAAGTGAGCTCAGCATGGAATAGCAGCAGAGAGCCCAAGGAGCAGTACACCCAAGAGAT CCTGGATGCTCTGGTGCTGCGGTTTGAAGCTCCCGACTCCAGGAACCGATGGGACAGCCCTCTGTTCACCATCCAGCAGGAGGACACACTCCCCTTCGACGGCATATCCGACGCCGTCTTCAAGAGGAAAGCTCCCCCGCAGAACCAGTCCACCCTGAGT CAACCGCTGTCCTCTACTAACTTCTTATACGAGTTGGACAAGGTGACACAGGAGGTGTTGATG GCTATTCTCAATGCTCAGAAGACAAGCATTCCTGGTGATCTCATCACTGTTCCTGGAACCACAGACAAG ATTGAATACACCAGGAGCTTCAACATGGCTGAACTGAGGAAACTGAGACGCCAGTTCATCAGCTACACCAAGCTGCACCCCACAGAGAACATAGGACAcgtttcaaacatgtttgtgCAATATTTGAACAGAAGTCTTAATTAA
- the kti12 gene encoding protein KTI12 homolog isoform X2 yields the protein MPLIVMCGFPSSGKTRRANEIKDYFEKNTERKVHIVGDGTMRIEKNTVYAESPREKNVRGSLKAEVERKINKEDIVILDSLNYIKGYRYELFCLIKHTQTPHCVVYCLTSVEVSSAWNSSREPKEQYTQEILDALVLRFEAPDSRNRWDSPLFTIQQEDTLPFDGISDAVFKRKAPPQNQSTLSQPLSSTNFLYELDKVTQEVLMAILNAQKTSIPGDLITVPGTTDKIEYTRSFNMAELRKLRRQFISYTKLHPTENIGHVSNMFVQYLNRSLN from the exons ATGCCCCTAATAGTGATGTGTGGGTTCCCCAGCAGTGGTAAAACTCGCAGGGCTAATGAAATAAAGGATTATTTTGAGAAGAACACAGAAAGAAAGGTCCACATTGTAGGGGATGGGACCATGCGCATTGAAAAGAATACTGTTTATGCAG AGTCACCAAGAGAGAAAAATGTGAGAGGTTCTCTGAAAGCTGAAGTTGAGAG GAAGATCAACAAGGAAGATATTGTCATTTTGGATTCGTTGAATTACATCAAAG GGTATAGATATGAACTCTTCTGcctcatcaaacacacacagacaccccactGTGTA GTTTACTGTCTGACCTCAGTTGAAGTGAGCTCAGCATGGAATAGCAGCAGAGAGCCCAAGGAGCAGTACACCCAAGAGAT CCTGGATGCTCTGGTGCTGCGGTTTGAAGCTCCCGACTCCAGGAACCGATGGGACAGCCCTCTGTTCACCATCCAGCAGGAGGACACACTCCCCTTCGACGGCATATCCGACGCCGTCTTCAAGAGGAAAGCTCCCCCGCAGAACCAGTCCACCCTGAGT CAACCGCTGTCCTCTACTAACTTCTTATACGAGTTGGACAAGGTGACACAGGAGGTGTTGATG GCTATTCTCAATGCTCAGAAGACAAGCATTCCTGGTGATCTCATCACTGTTCCTGGAACCACAGACAAG ATTGAATACACCAGGAGCTTCAACATGGCTGAACTGAGGAAACTGAGACGCCAGTTCATCAGCTACACCAAGCTGCACCCCACAGAGAACATAGGACAcgtttcaaacatgtttgtgCAATATTTGAACAGAAGTCTTAATTAA
- the LOC115551221 gene encoding cholesterol 25-hydroxylase-like protein 1, member 1 translates to MENLTEQHLEFLHSQAPSDRLLQPLWDHLLSNHLPLITSPFFPVLLAFSSYFFCSLPFAALDLLGSRVPMFHRYKIQPARRPTPSAMGQSFLRSVYNHLIFVLPAVALFIPPTAVPQEAPSVYELLVDGLAVLLLFDTQYFIWHVVHHKHLQLYRWVHAIHHEYISPFSWSAEQLSIPELMAVGFWGNLDPVLLGCHPLTTWCVTVFSIWMSVEDHIGYDLPWTLNRVVPFGLLGGAPAHDMHHQKPGCNFAPFFRHWDRIFGTAAPF, encoded by the coding sequence ATGGAGAACTTGACTGAGCAGCACCTTGAGTTTCTTCACTCTCAGGCTCCTTCAGATCGGCTCCTGCAGCCTCTCTGGGATCATCTCCTCTCCAACCATCTGCCTCTCATCACCTCTCCCTTCTTCCCCGTGCTCCTCGCCTTCTCCAGCTACTTTTTCTGCAGTCTACCTTTTGCCGCTCTCGACCTCCTGGGATCCAGAGTGCCAATGTTCCATCGCTATAAGATCCAGCCAGCCAGACGTCCCACGCCTAGTGCGATGGGTCAGAGCTTCCTGAGGTCAGTGTACAATCACTTGATCTTCGTTTTGCCAGCGGTAGCCCTTTTTATCCCCCCGACCGCGGTGCCCCAAGAGGCACCGAGCGTGTACGAGTTGCTGGTGGACGGGCTGGCTGTCCTGCTACTGTTTGACACTCAGTACTTCATCTGGCACGTGGTGCACCACAAGCACCTGCAGCTTTACCGGTGGGTGCACGCTATCCATCACGAGTACATATCCCCCTTCTCCTGGTCCGCCGAGCAGCTCAGCATCCCGGAGCTGATGGCGGTGGGGTTCTGGGGAAACCTGGACCCCGTTCTCCTGGGATGTCACCCGCTGACAACGTGGTGCGTGACCGTGTTCAGCATCTGGATGTCGGTGGAGGACCACATCGGGTACGACCTGCCGTGGACGCTGAACCGTGTGGTGCCCTTTGGGCTGCTAGGCGGAGCGCCAGCACATGACATGCACCATCAGAAGCCAGGGTGTAACTTCGCCCCGTTCTTCAGGCACTGGGACAGGATCTTTGGCACGGCGGCACCGTTTTAA